A region of the Bacteroidales bacterium genome:
CCAGATATGTTTGACCAACAAAAAGCTCCAGAACCAATTCGCTTTATTGATGATATAAGTGATTATAATGAAAAACAAGGGCTAGCATTAAATAAGGAAGAAATCCAATTTTTAAAAAATATATCTAAGAAAGTATCTAGAAAATTAACGGATAGTGAAATATTTGGATTTTCTCAAGTTAATTCTGAGCATTGTAGGCATAAAATTTTTAATGGTAAATTCATTATAGATGGGCAAGAGCAAGAAAATTCTTTGTTTAAATTAATAAAAGAAACATCAAAAGCAAATCCTAACGAAATAGTTTCCGCTTATAAAGACAATGTTGCTTTTATTAACGGACCAGAAATAGACTTTTTTTATCCTGAAGACAGCCTTAATTCATCTTTTTTTAAAGAAAGAAAAGACGAATCTATTATATCTTTAAAGGCAGAAACTCATAATTTTCCAACAACTGTAGAGCCGTTTTTTGGAGCGGCGACTGGTAGTGGGGGTGAAATTAGAGATAGAATGGCTGGCGGAAAAGGCAGTATGCCACTTGTTGGAACAGCTGTTTACATGACTAGCAAGCCAGAGCTGGAAAAACAAGAAAATTCTAAAAAACGTAGAGAGTTTTTATATCAAACTCCTGAGCAAATTTTAATAAAAGCATCGAATGGGGCTTCAGACTTTGGAAATAAATTTGGGCAGCCATTAATAAACGGTAGCTTATTTACGTATGAGCATTTTGAAAATGAAAATCTAATAGCTTACGATAAGGTAATTATGTTAGCAGGAGGCATTGGATTTGGAGTGAAATCTTATGCTTTTAAAAAAATACCAAAAAAAGGCGATTTAATAGTATTGCTTGGCGGCGACAATTATAGAATTGGAATGGGTGGAGGAGCTGTGTCGTCAGTTGATACAGGGAAATATGGAAATAAAATAGAGCTAAATGCTGTTCAAAGAGCAAATCCGGAAATGCAAAAACGGGTTTATAATGTTGTTAGAACATTAGCTGAATCTAAAAATAACCCAATAATATCTATACATGATCATGGTGCTGGTGGACATTTGAATTGCTTTAGCGAATTAATTGAAGATTCTGGCGGAATTATATATATAGATAAACTTCCAAAGGGAGACCCAACTCTTTCGGATATGGAAATTATCGGCAATGAGTCGCAGGAAAGAATGGGCTTGGTTGTAAAGAAGAAATCAATTGAAAAAATTGAAAAAATTGCTAAGAGAGAGCGTGCTCCAATGTTTGTTGTTGGAGAGGTGAAAAGTAATCGTAAATTCATTTTTAAAGGCGAAGATGGCAGGGAACCGTTCAATCTTAAACTTGATTATTTGTTTGGATGTACTCCTCAAACTGTTCTTGAAGACAAAAGAGTGGAAAGAGAATATTCTGAGCCAGAATGTAACTTGAAAGATTTTGATATTTATTTAAATGAGGTTTTATCAAATGATGCTGTTGCTTGCAAAGATTGGTTAACAAACAAAGTTGATAGGTCGGTAACTGGAAAAGTTGCATTGCAGCAAACATGTGGAGAGTTTCAATTACCATTAAACAATTTGGGAATAGCTGCTCTTGATTATTCAAGTTTTTTGGGAGTTGCAACAGCTATTGGACATGCTCCAATACCATCTTTAATAAACGTAGGTGCTGGTTCTAGACTTAGCGTTGCAGAAGCTCTTACAAATATTGTTTGGGCTCCTTTGAAAAATGGAATAAAAGGTGTTTCGTTAAGTGCAAACTGGATGTGGCCTTGCAAAAATGAAGGAGAAGATGCTCGTTTGTATGATGCAGTTAAGAGCTTATCCGATTTTTGCATTGCTTTGGGAATAAATGTGCCAACAGGCAAAGACTCATTGTCTATGACGCAGAAATATCCCGATGGAAAAACAGTTAAAGCTCCCGGAACTGTTATTGTTTCTGCTGCTGCTCAGGTTCAAGATTTTACCAAAGCAGTAACACCTGTTTTAGTAGAAGATTATGACACAACAATTATTTATATAGAATTTTCAAAATGCCCATACCATCTTGGTGGTAGTATTCTTTATCAAACTCTTGGTGCTGTAGGGAAAAATACTCCTGATATAGACGATCCGGGTTATTTTATTAAAGCTTTTAATGCTGTTCAGAGCTTGATTGAAAACAAACAAATTCTTGCAGGGCATGACATAAGTGCTGGCGGCATGATAACTTCTTTGTTGGAGATGACTTTTGCAAACCCTAGAGTTGGATTAGACATAAATCTAGGCAACATAGAAGAAAAAGATATGCTTTCCATCTTGTTTTCTGAAAAGCCGGGAGTGTTAATTCAAGTAAAAGATACTAAAGAAGTTGTTGATTTTTTATTTAGAAAATCCATATCTTTTTATCCAATAGGGCGTGTAATAAATGAACGAGTTTTGAAAATTATCAAACAGACACAGTATGAGTCTTTTGATATTGACAAGTTAAGAGATGTGTGGTATAGAAAATCATATCTTTTTGATTGTTTGCAAACAAATAAAGAGCAGGCTGAATTAAGGTTGAAAAATTATGCAAAACAGCCGCTTAAATATATTTTCCCTAAAACTATAGAGGACATTTTTCCAAAAAAATCTAGACGGAAAATAAATGCTGCAATTATAAGGGAAAAAGGTGTTAATGGCGACAGAGAAATGGCTTATAGCCTTTATTTAGCGGGAATGAATGTTAAAGATGTGCACATGACCGATTTGATGAGCGGAAGCGAAGACCTTAGTGATGTAAATATGCTCGTTTATGTTGGCGGATTTAGTAATTCAGATGTGTTAGGCTCTGCAAAAGGATGGGCAGCGGGTTTCCTCTTTAATGAAAAAGCAAAAAAAGCACTAGATAATTTTTATAAAAGAAAAGATACTCTTAGCCTTGGCGTTTGCAATGGATGTCAATTAATGGTTGAACTTGGCATATTTAATGAAAAGAACATAGTTAATCCCAAAATGAATTGGAATAAGTCTGGGAAATTTGAATCTAGCTTTGTTAGTGTTAAAATAATGCCTAATGAAAGTGTTATGCTAGGTTCTTTGAGTAATACAGAATTGGGTGTATGGATTGCTCATGGCGAAGGTCGTT
Encoded here:
- the purL gene encoding phosphoribosylformylglycinamidine synthase; this translates as MLTFFLRENKDVVYAVQSQKELDSTAIEKFKWLFDFCTIITTSKVTGTFIGPRKEMITPWSTNAVDITVNMGLSGIQRIEKFRAKTENIDPMLEAEYVDLLPDMFDQQKAPEPIRFIDDISDYNEKQGLALNKEEIQFLKNISKKVSRKLTDSEIFGFSQVNSEHCRHKIFNGKFIIDGQEQENSLFKLIKETSKANPNEIVSAYKDNVAFINGPEIDFFYPEDSLNSSFFKERKDESIISLKAETHNFPTTVEPFFGAATGSGGEIRDRMAGGKGSMPLVGTAVYMTSKPELEKQENSKKRREFLYQTPEQILIKASNGASDFGNKFGQPLINGSLFTYEHFENENLIAYDKVIMLAGGIGFGVKSYAFKKIPKKGDLIVLLGGDNYRIGMGGGAVSSVDTGKYGNKIELNAVQRANPEMQKRVYNVVRTLAESKNNPIISIHDHGAGGHLNCFSELIEDSGGIIYIDKLPKGDPTLSDMEIIGNESQERMGLVVKKKSIEKIEKIAKRERAPMFVVGEVKSNRKFIFKGEDGREPFNLKLDYLFGCTPQTVLEDKRVEREYSEPECNLKDFDIYLNEVLSNDAVACKDWLTNKVDRSVTGKVALQQTCGEFQLPLNNLGIAALDYSSFLGVATAIGHAPIPSLINVGAGSRLSVAEALTNIVWAPLKNGIKGVSLSANWMWPCKNEGEDARLYDAVKSLSDFCIALGINVPTGKDSLSMTQKYPDGKTVKAPGTVIVSAAAQVQDFTKAVTPVLVEDYDTTIIYIEFSKCPYHLGGSILYQTLGAVGKNTPDIDDPGYFIKAFNAVQSLIENKQILAGHDISAGGMITSLLEMTFANPRVGLDINLGNIEEKDMLSILFSEKPGVLIQVKDTKEVVDFLFRKSISFYPIGRVINERVLKIIKQTQYESFDIDKLRDVWYRKSYLFDCLQTNKEQAELRLKNYAKQPLKYIFPKTIEDIFPKKSRRKINAAIIREKGVNGDREMAYSLYLAGMNVKDVHMTDLMSGSEDLSDVNMLVYVGGFSNSDVLGSAKGWAAGFLFNEKAKKALDNFYKRKDTLSLGVCNGCQLMVELGIFNEKNIVNPKMNWNKSGKFESSFVSVKIMPNESVMLGSLSNTELGVWIAHGEGRFTLGEKENDYAIPMKYSYSEYPANPNGSDFDAAAICTKDGRHIAMMPHIERSIFLWQWPYCNKNSENMISPWFNAFKSAYNWIEKNKK